The following proteins are co-located in the Acanthochromis polyacanthus isolate Apoly-LR-REF ecotype Palm Island chromosome 7, KAUST_Apoly_ChrSc, whole genome shotgun sequence genome:
- the LOC110953050 gene encoding potassium voltage-gated channel subfamily V member 2-like, giving the protein MGSTRKAVNVWNRRQSLFSNYKVTDSEINRRPSEIVYPLAKESCVKTWNSMQELSRDIYDIYAEYEDDDDDNAPYSFSKQISPSKKNYMININVGGKPYQIAYKMAAKYPKTRIGRLATYTDHNMKLDLCDDYTVTNNEYFFDRDPDVFHSIFNFYRTGVLWIKDELCPRNFLEEINYWGVRIKNTHRCCRISFEERQDELNEQLKIQRELEAEVEIEENEELFHDMFMGQKRRAIWNLMEKPFSSVKAKLMAVASSLFVLISLVAMTLNTVEEMQYKTAAGQLSGKTYWEYVESMCIAFFTTEYLLRLISTPDLKAFSRSVLNTVDLIAILPQYLQAILEFFDSEENYMKHEADIQAVGQVGKLGQVLRIMRLMRIFRILKLARHSTGLRAFGFTLRQCYQQVGCLFLFIAMGIFSFSAMVYTVEHDMPQTNFTSIPHAWWWAAVSISTVGYGDVYPETMLGRIFAFICIAFGIILNGLPISILFNKFSDYYSKLKSNQYTASLKQRGKVRFAKRTVKRLGHCFGNGHCHPN; this is encoded by the exons ATGGGGAGTACCAGGAAGGCGGTCAACGTATGGAACAGGAGACAGAGTCTCTTCTCCAACTACAAAGTCACAGATTCAGAAATTAATCGAAGACCGTCTGAGATTGTTTACCCTTTAGCCAAGGAAAGCTGTGTGAAGACATGGAACTCTATGCAGGAGCTAAGCAGGGACATCTATGACATTTACGCCGAGTATGAGGATGACGATGATGACAATGCTCCATACAGCTTCTCCAAGCAGATTTCGCCCTCCAAGAAGAACTACATGATCAACATCAATGTCGGGGGGAAGCCCTACCAGATTGCTTATAAGATGGCTGCCAAGTACCCAAAGACCAGAATAGGACGACTGGCCACCTACACAGACCACAACATGAAGCTGGACCTATGCGACGACTACACAGTGACCAACAATGAGTATTTCTTTGACAGGGACCCGGATGTCTTCCACAGCATCTTCAACTTCTACAGGACAGGCGTTCTCTGGATCAAGGATGAACTGTGTCCCCGCAACTTTCTGGAGGAGATCAACTACTGGGGCGTGAGGATCAAGAACACCCACCGCTGCTGCCGCATCTCCTTTGAGGAGAGGCAGGATGAGCTGAACGAGCAGCTGAAGATCCAGAGGGAGCTGGAAGCTGAGGTGGAGATCGAGGAGAATGAGGAGCTGTTTCATGACATGTTCATGGGGCAGAAGCGCCGAGCCATCTGGAACCTGATGGAGAAGCCGTTTTCATCTGTCAAGGCCAAGCTCATGGCTGTGGCCTCCAGTCTGTTTGTCCTGATCTCCCTGGTGGCCATGACTCTCAACACTGTGGAGGAGATGCAATACAAAACTGCTGCAGGCCAGCTCAGTGGCAAAACCTACTGGGAATACGTGGAGTCCATGTGCATCGCCTTCTTCACCACAGAGTACCTGCTGCGTCTCATTTCCACTCCTGACCTCAAAGCCTTCAGCAGGAGCGTCCTCAACACTGTGGACCTCATCGCCATCCTGCCTCAGTATCTGCAGGCCATCCTGGAGTTCTTTGACAGCGAGGAAAACTACATGAAGCATGAGGCCGACATACAGGCGGTGGGGCAAGTGGGAAAGCTGGGGCAAGTGTTGAGGATCATGAGACTGATGCGAATCTTTCGTATCTTGAAGCTGGCCAGGCACTCCACAGGTCTGAGGGCGTTTGGTTTCACTCTGCGTCAGTGCTACCAGCAGGTGGGctgcctcttcctcttcatcgCCATGGGCATCTTCAGCTTCTCCGCCATGGTTTACACCGTGGAGCATGACATGCCGCAGACGAACTTTACCAGCATCCCTCATGCCTGGTGGTGGGCAGCT GTCAGCATCTCCACCGTGGGCTATGGAGATGTCTACCCAGAAACCATGCTGGGTCGCATCTTCGCTTTCATCTGCATCGCCTTTGGAATTATCCTCAACGGTCTGCCCATTTCCATCCTCTTCAACAAGTTCTCGGACTATTACTCCAAACTCAAGTCCAACCAGTACACAGCCTCCCTGAAGCAGAGAGGGAAGGTGAGATTTGCCAAGAGGACGGTGAAAAGGCTCGGACACTGCTTCGGAAACGGCCACTGTCATCCAAActga